From the Labrus mixtus chromosome 10, fLabMix1.1, whole genome shotgun sequence genome, the window GCCTATTTCATGGCTGTgaagctctttttaaaaaaataaagcaggctatattttaaaaactacatAAACTTGAGGTTTATATAGCCAATAAATACAATTCTAACCATTATTCTAAAATGAggggaaattaaaaatgtgtgtagCCTAATCTCTGGAAGTAATTTCAAGTCATTAGCCTAATAATTCTGTCAATTTAGAAAGAGCGATTCTTTTTTCAACTACATTTAACCATGTGATCATTGTGTCTTGaatattttccatgtgtttgaGAGGGGTTGGGTTTCATGGCAGTCATCATGTTTAATTCAGCAGTGGGAGGAAACAAATGATCATGAAGAGCCCGAGAGCGACACCAAGCGGTTTTTGACTTCGCTGATGATCCAGAAGGATCCCCGCTTTTAAAAACTGCGGAGACTCTGCTGGAACTGTATTCCTCTCGTCTTCAATATggaatacaacttttttttttaaagcctgtatCTCGTTTGTTGACTTTGTCTTGCGCATACATTTGATGCTACTTGATTTTTGTTGGATTGTAGGATCTTGACTGACCTGCGCAGCAAACTTTTTCCCTGCTGGAGAGTCATCTTTGTGTTCTCTGACATGACGCTCAGCTGCTTTGTTGCTGTGTTCATTTTATTCTTCACAGGTAAGACTGAACAGTAAAGGTCGAAAAAAAAGTCGGTCAAGCCACTTCTGAGAAGCGGTAGGAATAGGAAAATGTATTCAATAGACTACTTTTGCCTATAGCCTACAATTTTGAGTCATTCTACTTGGGtagcttacttttttttattatatgctCAAGAATAAGCTCAATATTTCTCAAGCAATATTGTAACCTTTTCTTGACTAtggcacacaaaacaaacactgtcaTATAGAAGCATACCGTTCTTAAATGGGACTTTTGCCCAAGACTTTCAGGCCTTCTTAAAGTAGGCTGTATTTTAATGCGAATGCTTTTTGTATGCATGACTTCAAACAGCCACATCCTTTCCCTGCGATTGGGAAATACCTTCATCTCTGAAGAATCAACAATTGTATGAGATGCAGATGTGCTGAGTATTTGAGGCTGACTTGATGAATGCAAATTGAGTGGAATCTTTCCCTCTGGGGATGAAAAGTTGGGAATGAAGTTCCCTCACAACATTTCCCAACATGCAACTGGCCACAACCCAGTCAGAAgatgttgtttcttttcaggTGCGATACTCTGTCTGCTTTAATAACAGATTACCTCCAATTACTGGGAGGTCACGGGGACAAGTAAGCACCCAGACACACATACAACCTCAGGGGGATAACAAAGCAGAGTGGGGAAAAGGCTGCTGGTCATTACCTTACCTCTGTCATTTGAGCTACACGAGGCCTTTTTGACAAACTACACACATCACTTTGGTATGACTCAGCTTCTGTCTGCACATCTGTGTGCCATGAGTGGTGTCTGATCTGAcgcacagtgtgtgtcagtgtctttGTATTCTACAACCTGAATACTTAAGGTTGTGTTCAAGGTGCATTCAGATAGCTTACTTATGTTGAGTAAATAAATGCTGCAAGAATGTGAAAATACAACACATCACAAGTAAAATTCCTGGATTAAAAATCCTTCTTAAATTGGTTACAGAAGCTTTATGCAAAGATGGAGTAAAACAAATAAGTGGCCTAAATGTAGGCTATATATCTGTCCATTAATGTAGTGGCGCAAAAATAGACGCCTGACATAGTGCTGCAGAAGTATAAAGTTGTATAAAATAGTTATGTATGAATGTACCCAGGTACTTTCTGCACTGCATTAGAAGTAATGAAAAGTACAGATTTTTTAATTGCCATATGCATGATGGTGCATGTCACCTGAGGTCATGTCTTTACCTGAAATCCTGCAGTGCAGCTGCAGTGCAAGCCTGATGAGCTCGCTTATTTCTTCTGTGACTAATTCTCTGTGAGGGAGACTGGAGAAATATTAGTCTGGGGAAATGTTACTGAGTGGAACATCAGGATCGTTATGAGAAAAACGCTGACGATAGGTGTAATCCACACATTGCTGGAACAATCTGAAGCAGAGAGGGGAGTTGAATGCGTTTCATTATTATTAGAAACGGTGTTGAAGTGAACTTTACAAGGCTGCAGGGAAACTGTGCAAGAAAACAGGAACTGATTTAAGAAGGGTCTGGAAGGTTGACAGAAACTTTGGAAAGTTTGGCACTCAGCTCTAAACACAGAGTCACTCTCAATTTTTAAAAGGGATATTGTGACTGAGCCTCAACTTCTGAAAAAGGAGGATAGTACTAGATAGTGTATACTGTGCAAAGTGATGAATTCACAGAAAAGGAATAGGAATAAAGGCCAAAGTATTGCATACAAGTGTGATGAGTAAGAGGAAAATTCTCCAAGTGAGCAATTAAAACATGCTGTCTGCCCTAGTTTGTGGTGATACTACTGCTGTTTCCACGAGGCTATAGGAAACTTCACCATATCAAGTTCAGCTCTCTTGTTCTTTTCATTTATCTACTTTAAGCTCTGTCCCTTCAACTCACGATAACAATCTCTACTCCATTTGAGAGATTTCCATGTTTCTCGACTCTTCAGACCCTCCTGGAGTTTCCATTAGCATCACTGATTGTAAATCCAGGTGTCTGTGCACTGAAATGTTATTGAGCTTGTGTTAGAGGAAACCtgagaggaagtgaaggatTGTGTAGAGAGTTGTGTCTGTGCCAGCCTGTCTCTGAATGACCTATATTCATATTGTTTGACTGACTGTAGAACCATGTTTGActtctgaaatgtgtttgttttttttcagccctCTCTGGCACCACAGTATACGACAGCTACAATGACTTTGAAGAGGAATACCACACTCCTCAACTAGACTACAAAGGTATGGAAAGGAGAGGGCAATGTCTCTTTAAACAATCAGACCACAGACTGTTACGTACAGTCTAtgagttttcattttcacatctcATCCCAGTATAACAACTTCTGCAATGTCGCACACATTTAAGTCAGGAGGATAAACAGTATGAACACATTTGTTGACTTAAAGCCTTTCTGAGACAAAaaattgtgggttttttttgtggtagTACTTTcagtctaaaaataaaaactttcctTAAAATGATTTATCTGGCCTTGTCTTCACAGCTCTGGCTTCATTGTAAATGTTTGCTCAGATTGTAGTGGTTTTATATTGGGATTATTTTACTTCATTccctttatctttttttttatggttagGCTGTATGAAATTGAATCTGGTTTGCAcagaatttacatttaaactaaCAAATATTTGCAACGCACTGTGGATGACTGCTTGTatacaacaaaacacagatttgctgttatctacacacacatccatccattatctataccgctttttccAGTTCGAGGTCGCTGTTgtctggagccgatcccagctgtcattgggcgagagtcggattggtcgccagtcaatcataTGGCTGACATATGGATACAGACAACTACACATTCACATCTAACCACAGCGCTAACATCTGCACCCACATGTACATACAAATTCTCAACACAATCTCCTGCTAAAATGAGTGTATTTTGAGCCAGTATCCAAACATTTACTCTGCTTTAAAGACCTCAATTCAAACTTTTATGTTTAAAGTGTCTGAGGTGACACCACCTATAGCAGGTATCCCTTCAGAACTCTGCTTTGCACCACGAGTCCTTCACACATATTTGTGTTCTGTCACTTTTTAACGCAGACCCACACTGGTGTCATTCTCCTGGTCTGACCAATGGGGAGGTGACCTGTCACTCACCTCGAGGCGGGGCCTACAGGAGCACGTTGGGCACCCGCTGTGAGATGAGTTGCGATCGAGGATACCGATTGCTGGGCAGGAGCTCAATCCAGTGCCTCGCCAACCGACGCTGGTCGGGGACAGCTTTCTGTCGCAGTATGTGGATGCTGAGATTTTAGATTTACATATGAGAataaatctggtaatattaAGTCAATCTAATGAAAACACCAAATCTACAATTGACCCAACTAAcacgtttttttcttcttataatCAAATAGTGATACagcttttacaacatttttagtgtttaaaaaatattttgtggtGTTGAAAATTGACATTTATGGCAAACATCCCAAGTGGCATCTGACACCAAGCAGAGGTGGTTCAATTGTAGGCAGAAGTGGTCAACCATGCaagttaaaaagagaaaaattctAAGAAATGGCAACATTTTCAACGCTCAGGTGAAGAAAAACACTCCAAACCACCAGACAGGATGCTGTTTGGGTCAAGGTTGTAGTAATGTCAAAATTTAGTCAGACTTTCTAAGTTTTTATTTCCCCCAGTTTCCATGTGATTTCTTTTAAGCTGAGGACTCATTTTCAGAATATTCTGACACCACCTGAATGCAGGATTCTGTAGATATTGTAAAGTACTGAGTGAAGAAATAACCTATTGTTGGATTTAGTCAAGAATGTGATATGTAATAACTTTAACCTTTGAGCAGTTTATACTCTCATTTACTTTTTTCTCCCTGAAATTCATCGTGATGTCTGTCTTGTCTGCATGGCGATGTTCCTTCAGAGATGCGTTGCCGTGTCCTGAATCTCATCCCACACGGCAGACACACATGTACTCATGGCCTAATGGTGGACTCCAGGTGTGACTTCACCTGTGACCCAGGCTATCGCATCGAGGGGGAACACTCACGCACATGTCAGCATGGGGGGTCATGGAGCGGAGTGCCGCCACTTTGTGCAGGTACTTtaaaaggtcttttttttaatactgtaaaactttgaataaaagcccatcccaatttaagCCATTGGCCTCAGCCCActtaacctgctgctgtataGCTGCattttttgacaaataaaggcaggtctCAATCAGAGGCCCCTGAGTATTTAGTGCTGATTAGTTTGCGATTTAAGATAAGGAGAAAAAGCAGCTGGACACAAAAGATAAAGATGAACTTTAACATCTgtccaagaaagacagaatagTGCTGGTATGTATACTAGACGGGCACCAGGTTAGCATACTGtctaaaaaagtaaaatcaaatTCTTCATTTGTAACTTAATGTGTTCATTGATATCCTAACTTTGTGCACAGTTTCTGGTGTAAATTAACAATGTTATATTCTTTCTCATCTTTGATAtttctttgaaaataattaaaggctTGTCTCCTATACACGTCCAAAATAAAGACAGGGTCTCATACACTTAAGTAAATAAAAGCCCGGGCTATGAATTGAAGTTCTTTGGTATATCTTTTCTGAAACCCTGCGCCTGATATTTTGAACTAGAGGTTGAACCTACTGCAATAACATGGACCTAAATTCAGACCATCTGTACTTTTGTCAAGTTATTCATTATTCTATCCAGGCTTGCAGTGACACTAAAACAAGTTTATTGCCTGCTCCTCTGTGCTTTGGGCTGTATCGAGAACCTCTGACTTTGTTGATTTATTCCCAACTATTTATTTCAGACACTGATCCTCCAAAGATCAAGTGTCCCCCATCCAGACTCAAGGTCGCAGAGCCTGGAAAACTAACCGCTGCGGTGACCTGGGACCCGCCTGCTGCGACTGACACTGCAGATAAATCCCTCGAGTATGTCGCTCGCTTCTTGACttaacttttatttcactttggattttgttttaacttctgtttttaacttgtaacactggttttgaaaagtgctctgtaaataaagatgATTCTATTGTTATATGTTATATTGTACTGTCTGTCTGCAGTGTAATATTAGTAGGCCAGGAGCCAGGCACTGACTTTAAGGAGGGAGTAAACATCATTCGTTACAAAGTGTACGATCAAGCCAGGAACAGAGCTGCATGCAAGTTTATTGTACGTGTTGAAGGTAAGCTGCCATTTGTCTATTGAATGAGTTTAGATGCTGATAGACCCATAAAGCTGAATTCCCTCACAGCTCTGGATCTCTTATTGCACTCCTCCTTCCAGTGAGAAGATGTCCAGTTTTGCCTCCACCTATGCACGGCTACCTCAGCTGCTCCTCTGATGGAAATAACTACGGTGCAACGTGTGCATATCACTGTGACGGAGGATACGAGCTGAGGGGGAGATCAAGTCGAGTCTGTCAGTTCAACCGCAACTGGGACGGAGCCCCTGCTGAGTGTGTTCGTGAGTCTGCATCAAAGTGGCATTTCCTGCAtatagtttacatttttaatgtggtttaaaaattacagtttgtgaccttgtgtgtttgcagcgaTGGAGATAAAATCAGACGTGAAGACGGTCTCTGCTCTTCTGGATCAGTTTCATGAAAAGAGGAGGTTGCTGATTATGTCCGCGCCCAACATATCAGACACAGACTACCAGCTGCAGAACCTCATGATACAAGTGAGGAGACGTTCAGCTCCTGACACAACATGAACCTTTAAGCTTTAAGGAAGTTTGAATCACAatccctttttcttcttttgaaacagAAAGCAGATTGTGGATTGGACCTGCGACATGTGACTGTGATCGAGCTCCTGGGCTCCCCGCCGCGCGAGACAGGGCGTATTAAAGAAAATCTGCTCAGCCCTGAAGTCATCGAGGGTTTGAGGTAATAGTATTATAAAAGCGCCATCACTTTGCTACTCAGCAGTTTTATGGTTCTTTCTGGAGGATTTAGCGCAAATGAAATGTCCCTCCTGAAATGGTTTCATgcacttttcattttcattaagtacGTTTGCTTCTCCtcactatttaaatgtcagCAGCCTCCTAGTGAAAATGAAGCCTTTGTGAGATTGACTTTAAAAGGAAATACTAAATCCAGGGTTgcagtaatgtgtttttttttgacaggacTGAAAGAACAAATTCAATAGTAAACATCTGGCATTTTTTCTACGGAGAATCAATGGATACCAGACACTTTAAATGTCCATCATTTTGTAACAGATACAGACACAAGCTTAAAAGGATTCATTAATCATAGAACCGGCAGATACAGTATATAGATTTTTCCAGCTTCTGTGTAATTTGAGGAAGGGGTGTGGCTCACTTTTTCCAGACTGGAAAGTCTCTTTCTAAAACGTAAGACTCTCCACTGAACACAAATCCCACTGCTGAGTTTGAGCATTAAAATACTGGAGCacattctgggaaatgtaggcGATCTGACATAACTGTGGTAGAAAACGTACATGGAAAGTATTTATTTTGAGAGACATTCTTTAGGGTTTTACactaatgtaaacaaacaagcatCATCAAAGTGTTCCCACGAAACATGCAgtgaacatcaacaaagtccTGAAGTAAGGAATATTCTCCAATGATGTGTCATAAAGAGACTATGTGAATAATGAAAGAGAGGGCTTGTGTGGATGTTCTGTTTTTCCCTTCAGTTTGAGGTTGTCAGCTCATTGTTTAGCATCGAAACAGGGTTATAGATCGGGGTGAACTGTTGAGAAGCATAATTATCTCTCAATTTATCACAAACAGCCCCAACATCATGTTATCCAGTGAGTTATTAACTTGTTACAAACGATGGTTATATCTTCTGTAATGTTATTAAGCATGGCGGAGTGTAACTTTAAATAATCTCTCTGCTgatttgtgtgtatctgtagacAAATATTCAGAATCTCCAGAACTTACTTCAGCATGGTCCTGCTGGACAAGCTCGGACTGGACCGAGAACGCTTCATTGCCCCGCTGGCGTCAGACGAGCTGTTCTCTTACATCGACAGCTTCGTGATGGacgaagaggagagggagaggctggAGCTCCACAGAGACTTCTGTGATGAACATTAAATTACTGACTCTGGTTCCCACGGTGATATACACATCAGCATTACTAACACGAGATGAGAAAGGCCAAACGAGCAGACACCAGAGGTCCACAGGGACATTAGGAGGTTGAAAGAGGACAGAGGGAACTGggtttgtttaaatgtgatcACTATACTACACTGAAGTACTAGCACTGTTTACTATGTATCAAATAATCAGCTGGAAGCCACAGGGACCAGAGAACAGACACAGTGACAGATAATAAAGCAGAAACACTTTGTAAAAAACCATTAAGAGCTTTAGATACCAGATGAAAGGAGCCTCAGTGTTATTCAAATGTTAAGAGTTGAGACATTCaagcatgtttttaatttgtctggTTTTATTGAGTGTACATTTATATCCgcaaaaagacacattttataataaaaagtaaaacttgtataaatatatcttttGACATGAGTGTTTATGTAAAATATAACTGTGTATATTAAACAGTGCACAACAGTGTCTGTTAACAGTAACTTGTTTTCCCACGTTTAAGTATAATTCTGTACACAGTTAAAGAGAATGGGGTAACATATTGTGGGTCTATGCTAAGTGCTGTGCAGGCATTTGATTGATGTTATATAACTATcaataattttatttaaaaatacataaaatgacaacataaatgctcttaaaataaatacacacattacGCACATTTCTGACCAGTCTGGGGGTCCGGGCTAAAATTAACCCCATAGAACGAGACCGGTGTGTACAGGTGTTTGGTATCCAGCTGGCCAATGAACTGCATTTCTGCGTACAGccaatcagctgtttgttgtgtACTTTTCATCCACCTTTTGGCCATGGATCTGGGCCTGGGCTGTCCTCATTTGCTCGTAGCCTTTTCCATAGATGAGCGCAGTAGAAGGGTGCCCTCTGCCCAGGAGTCGGGGTACTGCATCATCTTATGCCAAAGACTGACCTCCTCGCCAGATGAGTCCATTTCAACTTCCTCTTTTCCCATTTTGACAGTGGCTGCATGAGTGAATATTAGACAACGAAGACACAATTAGTGCAGAGACTATCACCTGTTATTGACTGGTAATagactctctcctcttcttgtttttcacctcatctttttttttctaatctgcTGACGACTTCACAGGCTACCGCTCCACATCAACTTATAAATGAAACCATTAACAAAAGCCTATATGAGCAACAGGAACAGGGTgctgtatatgtgtatgtctTGGCTAATGTTCTTTTGCACAAGTGGTTTAGATCAGTTCACAGTACAGGTgggtaaaaaatgtgtttaatgtaaaaatcaagattcttatcttctgagattttaaatggattcataacttccaaaaaaaacgatttttggCTTATCAGTCAATGcaaaatggagcagcaagaaattcagccagtctcacagatgactggagtagatcctgaagtatgtactaattcaaaaatagactttgaatcacaaatccagaatcatttttaatcgaaaatagattctgaatcgaatcgtgacccta encodes:
- the srpx2 gene encoding sushi repeat-containing protein SRPX2, which produces MTLSCFVAVFILFFTALSGTTVYDSYNDFEEEYHTPQLDYKDPHWCHSPGLTNGEVTCHSPRGGAYRSTLGTRCEMSCDRGYRLLGRSSIQCLANRRWSGTAFCRKMRCRVLNLIPHGRHTCTHGLMVDSRCDFTCDPGYRIEGEHSRTCQHGGSWSGVPPLCADTDPPKIKCPPSRLKVAEPGKLTAAVTWDPPAATDTADKSLDVILVGQEPGTDFKEGVNIIRYKVYDQARNRAACKFIVRVEVRRCPVLPPPMHGYLSCSSDGNNYGATCAYHCDGGYELRGRSSRVCQFNRNWDGAPAECVPMEIKSDVKTVSALLDQFHEKRRLLIMSAPNISDTDYQLQNLMIQKADCGLDLRHVTVIELLGSPPRETGRIKENLLSPEVIEGLRQIFRISRTYFSMVLLDKLGLDRERFIAPLASDELFSYIDSFVMDEEERERLELHRDFCDEH